A window of the Flavobacterium sangjuense genome harbors these coding sequences:
- the lpxA gene encoding acyl-ACP--UDP-N-acetylglucosamine O-acyltransferase, translating to MNQPLAYVHPGAKIAKNVVIEPFTTIHNNVVIGDGTWIGSNVTIMEGARIGKNCNIFPGAVIAAVPQDLKFGGEESLAVIGDNVTIRECVTINRGTIASGQTKIGNNCLIMATAHIAHDCHIGDNAIIVNGVALAGHVIVGNYAIIGGLAAIHQFIQIGDHAMISGGSLVRKDVPPYTKAAKEPLSYVGINSVGLRRRGFTSEKIREIQDIYRILYQKNYNTSQAVGIIEAEMSASPERDEILDFIRNSSRGIMKGYSGA from the coding sequence ATGAACCAACCTTTAGCATACGTACATCCGGGAGCAAAAATTGCGAAAAATGTAGTAATCGAACCATTTACAACCATACACAATAACGTAGTCATTGGTGATGGAACCTGGATTGGCTCCAATGTTACCATCATGGAAGGCGCACGAATTGGAAAGAACTGTAACATTTTTCCGGGAGCAGTAATTGCTGCAGTGCCTCAGGATTTAAAATTTGGAGGAGAAGAATCACTTGCGGTAATTGGAGATAATGTAACTATTAGAGAGTGTGTTACGATTAATCGTGGTACAATTGCTTCGGGTCAAACTAAGATTGGAAATAACTGTCTTATCATGGCAACAGCACACATTGCTCACGATTGTCATATTGGTGATAATGCCATTATTGTAAATGGTGTAGCTTTGGCCGGACACGTAATTGTTGGAAATTACGCCATCATTGGAGGATTAGCTGCTATACATCAGTTTATCCAAATTGGTGATCATGCTATGATTTCCGGAGGTTCTTTAGTTCGTAAAGACGTTCCGCCATATACTAAAGCTGCAAAAGAGCCACTTTCTTATGTCGGAATTAATTCAGTCGGATTAAGACGAAGAGGATTTACTTCTGAAAAGATTAGAGAAATACAGGATATTTATAGAATTCTGTACCAGAAAAATTATAATACATCACAAGCTGTTGGGATTATCGAGGCCGAAATGTCAGCTTCACCGGAGCGTGATGAGATTTTAGATTTTATCAGAAACT